From Chloracidobacterium thermophilum B:
GTGCTCTATGGCTTTGATTACCTCCGGGTGGGGCGCAGCCAGGAGGAGGTCTGGCGTCCACGCCTGGCTGTCCACTGGCAGCCCTGTACAGCCGTGCAGGTGCATACCGCGCTGACCTCTGATGGACAAGCCTTCCCAGCTTGGGCTGACCTGGAGCGGCCGCTGTTGACCGACGACTTCCCCGCACCGCCTGCGCGTCTGGCGCTGGTGGATGAACGGCCCGCACTGGCCCGTAACCTCCGGGTCGAGGCCGGGGTTGCCTGGCAGATGGATGCGCGGACGACAGTCAAATTCTATGCCTATCAGGACTGGCTGGACGGACATCCTCTGGCCTTGGATGGACATATTTCGTCGCGTCTGAATGGCCGCGCCCACGGAACAGCCATTCTCCTTACCCGCCGTCTGCAACCACGCCTGGTGGTGACAACGGCCTATGCGGCCGGACAGAAGGCGGTGCAGATGGATGCCACGGGGCCAGCGGCTGCAACCTGGATGAACGGCACCTACCATCATGTCGTCGCTGTTGTGGCGGAAACCATCCTTTCCGGCGCGGAGACCCGGATTCAGGTCGGCTACCGCCGTGCCTGGGGGAACCCGGTTCATGCCATTGATCCCTTTACCGGCCGCCTGCCCTTCACCGACGCCGGGCTGAACCTCAGAATCGTTCAGACCCTGCCCGGCTGGATATTCCTGCCCGGACAGTGGGAAGCCATCGTCGAAGGCCATAACCTAGATGAACGGCGTGGCGAAGTCACCGGGCTGGGGGCCGTTTCCGGCTTTCCCCACCGGCGGACGGTGCGTGGCGGACTTCGCTTCCGCTTCTGAAGTTTATGGTATTCCGTTCCTACCCCACCTGGCTCGTGGTTGGAGTCAGTCTGACCATCACCCTGCTCGGACTGCTCAACCTGATGGACCGTGCTGTGCAACCCCCGCCGGCCGATGATGGCGTGCGCTGGCGCGCCACACCCCAGGGGTTGGTGGCCGAAAGTGTCCGTCCGGGCAGCTCGGCTGAGCGGGCAGGTGTCATCCGGGGGGACGTTCTGCGGGCCATCATGGTTGAAACCAATTCCCAGGAGCCGCCGGAGCCACTAGCCGTCACCAAGGAATGGCAACTTCAGTACTACCTGGATGAGTACGTCCATGTCGGCGGCAATGCCATCTACCTTGTCGAACGCTACAATCCCCTGGGTTTGAGTCTTGGTCTTTGGCAGGCCGAGCTGCGTCACCTGGACCCGCAACCCAGCCGCTTCGGGCTTGAGGTCTATGCCGCCTTTGTCGGCACGCTGTACCTGCTCATCGGGTTGGTTGTCTTCGCCAAACACAGACACACCTCCCAGGCGCTCCACTTTTTTGTCATCTGCGCCTTGTCGTTCATTTATCTTGTCTGGAACACCAGTGGGGCACTGACAACTTTTGACACTGCCATTCTCTGGGCCGACCGGGTCTCACTGATTGTGCTGTGCCCGATTTTTCTGCACTTCTGCGCCACTTTCCCCCTGCGCAGTGCGTGGCTGGAACGCCGTCGCCGTCTTATCTGGTTGATGTATGGACCGGCTCTTGTCCTGGCGCTGTTCGAGACCCTCCACCTGTCTCTGGGGCGCTACAGCACCTGGTTGCTCGACCTGCGTCCGCTGCTTGACCAACTCACCCTGATCCATTTTGCCGTAGCCTTTGCCGCTGCCCTCAGCGTTGTCACGGTGACGTTCTTCCAGACGGAAACCCCACTGCTCAAGCAGCAGATGAAATGGATGGTGGTGGGTCTGACGCTGGGCATTGTCCCGTGGCTGGCTTTCTACGGAGTGCCGGTTGTGGCGGGCGTTGAGCCAACGCCAATCATGGAGGCCCTGGCGCTGGGTCCGACCGTTTTCATCCCCCTGTCCTTTGGCTACGCCATCGTTCGCTACCGCCTCATGGATGTGGATGTCATCGTGCGGCGCAGCCTGACCTACGCGCTGGCGACCTTTGGCGTGGTCATGATTTTCATGCTGGGGGTGATCAGGATGGCTGCCTGGATACGGGAGACCTACCCGTTTGTCCCGGCTGTGACCACGACATTTCTGCAGGTGGTGGTGCTGTCCGCCGGTGCCATCCTCTACGCTCCTTTCAAAAACTGGCTCCAGGAACGCATTGACCGGATTTTTTATGGCGCGCGCTATGACACCCGCTTGGGGCTGGCGGACTTCGGGCGCGCCATGGCCACAACGACGGCCTTGCCCGAACTGCTTTCGGCCATTGCCCGGAAGCTGTCCGATGCGGTGTCGGTGACGGATATCGCCATTTTTCTGCCCGATTCAGATGCACCGGCCGCGGCACAGCCGCTGCGCCTGCGGCCCGTCTTCACCAGTGGGCTGACCACGCCGGTGCTGCCGCCCCATATCGAGCAGGAGATTCTCCAGACCGGTCCCCGTGGTTATCTCGTGGACGAGGCCGGGCTGGCCGAAGGCGATCTGGCCTACTATTTCCCCTGTGTTGCGCGGGGCCGGCTGGTGGCCGTTATGGCACTGGGTAAGACGGTCGAGCGCACCCTCCTGACCTCGGAAGACACAGAGCTGCTGCGTGGCCTGGCACCCTACATGGCGGTCGCCATTGAAAACAGCCTCTTTTATGAGCGTGAGCGGGCGCGGGTCGAAGAACTGGCCCGGCTCAAGGAGTTCAACGAAAACATCATCGAGTCCATCAACGTCGGCATCGTTGTTATTGACTGCCAGGGCCGGCTCACCACCTGGAACAGTACCTTTGAGAAGCTGTTTGCCCTGCCGCCGCCGCCGCCGGAGGGGTGGACAATGGAGCTGCTGTTTGACCCGGACCTGCTGCGCATGATGCGTGGCGTCATCGGCCATGACGCGGGTTGGCAGATCACCGACGCCCGCACGATTTA
This genomic window contains:
- a CDS encoding ATP-binding protein, whose product is MVFRSYPTWLVVGVSLTITLLGLLNLMDRAVQPPPADDGVRWRATPQGLVAESVRPGSSAERAGVIRGDVLRAIMVETNSQEPPEPLAVTKEWQLQYYLDEYVHVGGNAIYLVERYNPLGLSLGLWQAELRHLDPQPSRFGLEVYAAFVGTLYLLIGLVVFAKHRHTSQALHFFVICALSFIYLVWNTSGALTTFDTAILWADRVSLIVLCPIFLHFCATFPLRSAWLERRRRLIWLMYGPALVLALFETLHLSLGRYSTWLLDLRPLLDQLTLIHFAVAFAAALSVVTVTFFQTETPLLKQQMKWMVVGLTLGIVPWLAFYGVPVVAGVEPTPIMEALALGPTVFIPLSFGYAIVRYRLMDVDVIVRRSLTYALATFGVVMIFMLGVIRMAAWIRETYPFVPAVTTTFLQVVVLSAGAILYAPFKNWLQERIDRIFYGARYDTRLGLADFGRAMATTTALPELLSAIARKLSDAVSVTDIAIFLPDSDAPAAAQPLRLRPVFTSGLTTPVLPPHIEQEILQTGPRGYLVDEAGLAEGDLAYYFPCVARGRLVAVMALGKTVERTLLTSEDTELLRGLAPYMAVAIENSLFYERERARVEELARLKEFNENIIESINVGIVVIDCQGRLTTWNSTFEKLFALPPPPPEGWTMELLFDPDLLRMMRGVIGHDAGWQITDARTIYRCRTQGRNGQALVLNITLLPLQTRALAAGGALICFEDMTIRVRLEEQLREADKLSSIGLLAAGVAHEVNTPLAGISSYTQMLLAECSDQDPRRPILEKIRRQTLRASDIVNNLLNFSRTGNSTFAPVDLATILDDTIQLLETHLRGTAIEIKKDYGGALPPVWGQASKLQQVFMNLMLNARDAMPHGGILTITATVQGNAVTIAVSDTGIGIPPEVIHRIYDPFFTTKEVGHGTGLGLAVSYGIVQEHGGHVFVESTPGQGTTFRVKLPVAATQTSPPPLAATAEAASVAVRVPAEVTPLPR
- a CDS encoding carboxypeptidase-like regulatory domain-containing protein, whose translation is MRYLFRSFFAGWLCLVLGTTLTLATERSEGCVVTGVVTDHSGGPIAHAIISIFRDGDEKEVLVTASSDRSGRFTLSRLTPGVYRLLAAARGFQTLISEPTELIAGQTSRMRLMLRPAPDPRVTGVNPVKYQNRRHRGIFNATATTSDTSDPARPGTPLWHGAALIGSTGYDSQVTAEVTPGMEIGAYLRRGWEGQSVTIGGALRYSAGQHRGRLRWQTDQVTADPVLPAPAAPAPGSLFFRHDFQAADAWQLTDRLQVLYGFDYLRVGRSQEEVWRPRLAVHWQPCTAVQVHTALTSDGQAFPAWADLERPLLTDDFPAPPARLALVDERPALARNLRVEAGVAWQMDARTTVKFYAYQDWLDGHPLALDGHISSRLNGRAHGTAILLTRRLQPRLVVTTAYAAGQKAVQMDATGPAAATWMNGTYHHVVAVVAETILSGAETRIQVGYRRAWGNPVHAIDPFTGRLPFTDAGLNLRIVQTLPGWIFLPGQWEAIVEGHNLDERRGEVTGLGAVSGFPHRRTVRGGLRFRF